CACGCCCATGGACCCGACCAACGCCGCCAACACCGCTTGGCTCCTCACCGCGATCATCGCGGTGATCCTCATGCTGCCCGGACTCGTCCTCTTCTACGGCGGCATGGTCTCGCGCCGCACCACGACCAACATGATGATGATGGTCTTCGGGGCGTTCGCCCTGACCGCGTTCATCTGGGTGGCCTTCGGCTACTCCGCCGTCTTCGGGGACTCGGTGGGCGGCCTGGGTGTCATCGGCAACCCGTTCGAGCACGCCGGGCTCGGCTCGCTGCTGGTCGCGGAGGACGGACAGGCGCTCCCGCCGCTGGCACTGGCCACGATCCACCTGGGCTTCGCCGGCCTGACGATCGGCATCGTCGCCGGCGCCGCGGCCGACCGCATGAAGTTCGGCGCGTGGATGATCTTCGCCGCGATCTGGGTCGTGCTCTGCTACCTGCCGGTCGCGCACTGGACGTTCGCGTTCGACGGTGACGGGACGACGGGTGGCTGGCTGGCCAACGTGCTGGGCGCGGTCGACTACGCCGGCTCGACGCCGATCCACGTCAACTCCGGCATCGCCGCCCTGGCGCTGGCGATCGTGCTGGGGCGCCGTCGCACCTGGCCGGTCCAGCCCAAGGCGCACAACCTGCCGCTCGTGCTGGCCGGCGTCGGCCTGCTGCTGACCGGGTGGCTGGGCTTCGACGGCTCGGCGCTGGGCGCGGCCGACAACGACGCCGCTGTCGCGATCTTCAACACGCTCGCCGCCGCTTGCGCCGGAACGTGCGCCTGGCTCGTCGTCGAGAAGCTGCGTGACGGACACGCCACGACGCTCGGGGCGTGCTCGGGCGCGATCGCGGCCCTGGTGGCCATCACTCCCTCGTGCGGCACGGTGTCGCCGGTCGGCGCGCTCGGCGTCGGCTGCGTGGCGGGCGTCGTCTGCTACTTCGCGGTCAGCCTCAAGCAGCGGTTCGGGTACGACGACGCACTGGACGTCGTCGCGCTCCACCTCGTGGGCGGCATCGT
Above is a window of Aeromicrobium senzhongii DNA encoding:
- a CDS encoding ammonium transporter; translation: MDPTNAANTAWLLTAIIAVILMLPGLVLFYGGMVSRRTTTNMMMMVFGAFALTAFIWVAFGYSAVFGDSVGGLGVIGNPFEHAGLGSLLVAEDGQALPPLALATIHLGFAGLTIGIVAGAAADRMKFGAWMIFAAIWVVLCYLPVAHWTFAFDGDGTTGGWLANVLGAVDYAGSTPIHVNSGIAALALAIVLGRRRTWPVQPKAHNLPLVLAGVGLLLTGWLGFDGSALGAADNDAAVAIFNTLAAACAGTCAWLVVEKLRDGHATTLGACSGAIAALVAITPSCGTVSPVGALGVGCVAGVVCYFAVSLKQRFGYDDALDVVALHLVGGIVGALLIGLIGHPDSPIGEAGLLYGGSIDLVGKQAVALLATCAWTFVLTLVIATALQRTIGIRVTEEQEREGLDRSLHAENAYEDFGEMAHQPRGHAEQQHYLEV